One part of the Gossypium raimondii isolate GPD5lz chromosome 1, ASM2569854v1, whole genome shotgun sequence genome encodes these proteins:
- the LOC105786529 gene encoding probably inactive leucine-rich repeat receptor-like protein kinase At5g48380, whose product MQPHFLHSIHSLLIVSCFCTLSLTSMEMAPYTRLVLHAFSWSLLAAISICSPNDIACLKSIRASLDDPHDYFKSSWNFNNYREGFICRFVGIDCWHADDNEVLNIRLTNMGLKGQFPLGIVKCKRLMRLDLSNNQLSGPIPSNISELFPFGTAIDISSNRFSGNIPKRISNCTFLNSLNLSNNQLTGFIPPELILLHRMKNFSVANNQLYGPVPLFNLSLSKDSFVGNPGLCGKPLEPCIEHKSSPFKNGFITGYAVSVVSVITIFMFYFAPCMHRNERNKLLRHFILNLIWNRTRKVNMTQNSNQTSQMVLPDILHETSRETSMLVELVSRMSYSDLYEATNEFSAENIIGHGQMGTTYKATSSNGCLLAIKRLFDTEKFDEHFITELKTLGRLRHDNLVPLLGFCIESKEKLLVYKYMSNGNLYDLLHPLEKRRTIGWPLRLKIACGVAKGLVWLHQNCNYKVIHLDICSRCILLDQNFEPKISNFSEAMLMKSNNRYWSSSFDMDSEFWESSFVKEDVYRFGILVLELISRKEPSELTDLARTGDESIGKWVVDDVKSSDFVDGGLVRHGFDVEIFEILRVAWNCVQPNPDERPAMLQVHKIINGFSKKYGYG is encoded by the exons ATGCAGCCCCATTTCCTCCATTCAATTCACTCCTTGCTAATTGTTTCTTGCTTTTGCACCCTAAGTTTGACCTCCATGGAAATGGCTCCATACACAAGACTTGTGCTCCATGCTTTCTCATGGTCATTGCTAGCTGCTATAAGTATCTGCTCTCCAAACGATATCGCCTGCTTGAAATCAATAAGAGCTTCCCTGGATGACCCTCATGACTACTTCAAATCTTCATGGAACTTCAACAACTACAGAGAAGGTTTCATTTGTAGATTTGTGGGGATCGACTGCTGGCACGCTGACGACAATGAAGTGCTAAACATTCGTCTAACCAACATGGGGTTGAAAGGTCAGTTTCCTCTAGGCATTGTGAAGTGCAAGAGATTAATGAGATTAGACCTTTCAAATAACCAGCTTTCAGGACCCATTCCATCAAATATTTCAGAACTCTTCCCTTTTGGAACTGCAATTGATATCTCCTCCAATAGATTCTCTGGTAACATACCAAAAAGAATATCAAATTGCACTTTTCTAAATTCATTGAATCTCTCAAACAATCAACTAACCGGCTTTATTCCTCCGGAGCTTATTTTGCTACACCGGATGAAGAATTTCAGTGTTGCTAACAATCAATTATATGGTCCAGTGCCACTATTCAATCTCAGTTTAAGCAAGGATTCCTTTGTGGGTAATCCAGGACTATGTGGTAAACCTTTAGAGCCTTGCATTGAACATAAAAGCAGTCCCTTCAAGAATGGTTTTATAACAGGCTACGCTGTTTCTGTAGTTTCTGTTATAACCATTTTTATGTTCTACTTTGCCCCCTGCATGCATCGGAATGAGAGGAACAAACTGCTCCGCCACTTCATATTGAACCTGATATGGAATAGGACTAGAAAGGTTAACATGACACAAAATTCCAATCAAACAAGCCAAATGGTACTTCCAGATATCCTACATGAAACCAGCAGAGAG ACTTCTATGTTGGTGGAACTGGTTTCAAGAATGAGTTACAGTGATCTCTATGAAGCAACAAACGAGTTCAGTGCAGAAAACATCATAGGACATGGACAAATGGGGACAACATACAAGGCAACATCATCCAACGGTTGTCTTCTAGCAATCAAGAGGCTATTCGACACCGAAAAATTCGATGAACATTTCATAACAGAACTGAAAACTCTAGGAAGATTAAGACACGACAACCTAGTCCCACTCTTAGGATTCTGTATAGAATCTAAAGAAAAGCTTCTGGTTTACAAATACATGTCCAACGGCAACCTTTATGATTTGTTACATCCTTTAGAAAAAAGAAGAACCATTGGTTGGCCGTTGAGACTAAAAATTGCATGTGGTGTAGCAAAGGGTCTGGTTTGGCTTCATCAAAACTGCAATTACAAGGTGATTCATCTCGACATATGTTCGAGATGTATCTTACTTGACCAGAATTTTGAACCCAAGATATCGAATTTCAGTGAAGCGATGCTAATGAAATCGAATAATCGATATTGGAGCAGTAGTTTCGACATGGATAGTGAGTTTTGGGAGTCGAGTTTCGTCAAGGAAGATGTTTATAGGTTTGGGATACTGGTTCTTGAGTTGATTAGTAGAAAAGAACCGAGTGAACTCACTGATTTAGCAAGAACTGGAGATGAAAGTATTGGTAAATGGGTGGTTGATGATGTCAAGAGTTCTGATTTTGTTGATGGAGGTTTGGTTAGGCATGGATTTGATGTTGAAATATTTGAGATTCTGAGAGTTGCATGGAACTGTGTTCAGCCTAACCCTGATGAAAGGCCAGCAATGCTTCAAGTCCACAAAATAATTAATGGTTTTAGCAAGAAATATGGCTATGGGTGA
- the LOC105786526 gene encoding pentatricopeptide repeat-containing protein At3g09060, giving the protein MTNFPQNLSPKRLLKLLKSETNPYSALALFDSATDHPGYTHSPDVFHHILRRLIDSRLVSHVARIVQLIESQKCNCPEDVALTVIKAYAKNSMPDKALDSFQRMKQVFGCEPGIRSYNTLLNAFVESNRWDEAESFFKYFETVSMEPNLQTYNILIKVACKKKQFKHAKEILDCMWKTGFQPNVQSYGSLISGFVKGGNLVVAMEMFDEMFERKVIPDVMCYNILIDGFFKNRDFVKANEVWERLLEDSSAYPNSVTYNVMINGLCKCGKFDECLSIWERMKKNEREKDLFTYSSMIHGLCEAGNIDGAERVYKDMVENGVMIDVVTYNAMLNGYCKSRKIKDSFELWKLMKKEGCINVVSFNIFIRGLLENGKVDEAISLWGNLPQRGCCADASTYGVLIHGLCRNGYLRKALDILQEGELGEGKVDSFGYSSMIDGLGKQGRLDEVAGLICRMVKCGHKLNPYVYNPLIQAFIQASRLDDAVRFFKGVDSMGCSPSVVSYNILISGLCKADRFREAYSILKEMLEKGWKPDMITYSSLMKGLFRGKNVEMALGLWNHVLDKALKPDVTMHNIVIHGLCSVGKVEDALQLYSKMRQRNRATNLVTYNTIMEGLYKTGEYEKASEIWTQISSDGLQPDIISYNITLKGLCSCGKILDAIGFLDDALERGILPTIITWNILVRAVLTTGFKMAVSI; this is encoded by the coding sequence ATGACCAACTTCCCCCAAAACCTCTCACCAAAGCGGCTTCTCAAGCTTCTCAAGTCAGAAACAAACCCGTACTCTGCATTGGCTCTCTTCGACTCAGCAACTGACCATCCGGGTTACACCCACTCACCCGACGTTTTCCACCACATCCTCCGTCGACTAATCGACTCCCGTCTCGTTTCCCACGTCGCTAGGATCGTTCAACTCATTGAAAGCCAGAAATGTAATTGCCCAGAAGATGTTGCTTTGACGGTAATCAAAGCTTATGCTAAAAACTCAATGCCTGATAAAGCATTAGATTCCTTCCAAAGAATGAAACAGGTTTTCGGGTGTGAACCTGGTATTCGGTCTTACAACACTTTGCTCAACGCTTTTGTTGAGTCGAATCGTTGGGATGAAGCTGAGTCgttttttaagtattttgaaACGGTGAGTATGGAGCCGAATTTGCAAacctataatattttgattaagGTTGCTTGTAAAAAGAAGCAGTTTAAGCACGCGAAGGAGATATTGGATTGTATGTGGAAAACGGGTTTTCAACCAAATGTGCAAAGCTATGGGAGTTTGATTAGTGGGTTTGTAAAAGGTGGGAACTTGGTTGTTGCTATGGAAATGTTCGACGAAATGTTTGAGAGAAAAGTGATCCCTGATGTTAtgtgttataatatattaattgatgggtttttcaaaaatagagaTTTTGTGAAGGCAAATGAGGTTTGGGAGAGATTGTTGGAAGATTCTTCGGCTTATCCGAATTCGGTTACTTATAATGTTATGATTAATGGTTTGTGCAAATGTGGAAAGTTTGATGAGTGTTTGAGTATATGGGAAAGgatgaaaaagaatgaaagagagAAGGATTTGTTTACTTATAGTAGTATGATTCATGGCTTATGTGAGGCAGGGAATATTGATGGTGCTGAGAGAGTTTATAAAGACATGGTTGAAAATGGTGTAATGATTGATGTGGTTACTTATAATGCAATGCTTAATGGGTACTGTAAATCTAGGAAAATTAAAGACAGTTTTGAGTTGTGGAAATTGATGAAGAAAGAGGgttgtataaatgttgttagTTTTAATATATTCATTAGAGGGTTGTTGGAGAATGGGAAGGTAGATGAAGCTATTTCTCTATGGGGGAACTTGCCTCAAAGAGGTTGCTGTGCTGATGCTTCAACTTATGGAGTTTTGATTCATGGATTGTGTAGAAATGGATACTTAAGAAAAGCTTTGGATATATTGCAAGAGGGTGAACTTGGGGAAGGGAAAGTGGATAGCTTTGGATATTCTTCAATGATTGATGGGTTAGGCAAACAAGGGAGACTAGATGAAGTAGCCGGTTTAATTTGTCGAATGGTCAAGTGTGGTCATAAACTGAATCCTTATGTTTATAATCCCTTGATTCAGGCTTTTATCCAAGCATCCAGACTTGATGATGCAGTTCGATTTTTCAAGGGAGTGGACTCAATGGGTTGTTCTCCTTCTGTTGTTTCATATAATATTCTCATTTCGGGTTTATGTAAAGCAGATAGATTTCGAGAGgcgtattcaatcttgaaggaAATGCTAGAGAAAGGGTGGAAACCAGACATGATTACTTACAGCTCATTAATGAAAGGTCTTTTCCGAGGAAAGAACGTTGAAATGGCACTTGGGTTATGGAACCATGTGCTTGACAAAGCCTTAAAGCCTGATGTAACTATGCATAATATCGTCATTCATGGTCTTTGCTCCGTTGGCAAAGTTGAGGATGCTTTACAGCTCTATTCAAAGATGAGACAAAGGAACCGTGCTACTAACCTCGTAACCTATAATACTATCATGGAAGGGCTTTACAAAACTGGAGAATACGAGAAGGCATCGGAGATCTGGACCCAAATTTCAAGTGATGGACTACAGCCAGATATTATTTCTTATAACATTACTCTCAAGGGGCTTTGTTCTTGTGGTAAGATATTAGATGCAATTGGCTTTTTGGATGATGCTTTAGAGCGTGGAATCCTCCCAACTATCATTACATGGAACATCCTAGTCAGGGCAGTGCTGACCACTGGCTTCAAGATGGCTGTTTCGATTTAG
- the LOC105786535 gene encoding uncharacterized protein LOC105786535, whose amino-acid sequence MMIALKAIQASFTYSSNHVFFQTRRITTYTKNPILCLSKSNDSESDSDPEPEGDTRKQDLLAQIAMLQAQKVRLTDYLDERSAYLTQFAEEANAEFDKVGEDALKGLEEASERIMENIESQMQAFKESQELNMQEIEMNEDQLAEFEDQMEKERNEGLFFKNLTEKKPIDTAKAMEEAEKVKEVTKEKVGSKARRNLYLALITVLAVGIADSLVTGSDWRKVAVLGAILVALFSQFIYEQTVLSEEEKTEKNDENK is encoded by the exons atgatgatagCCCTCAAAGCCATTCAAGCTTCCTTTACATACAGTAGTAACCATGTTTTTTTCCAAACCAGAAGAATTACAACATACACAAAGAACCCCATACTGTGTCTCAGCAAATCGAATGATTCTGAGTCGGATTCTGACCCCGAACCGGAAGGTGACACTCGAAAACAAGACCTGCTTGCTCAAATAGCTATGTTGCAGGCTCAAAAGGTTCGTCTAACGGATTATTTAGACGAAAGATCGGCTTATCTCACACAATTTGCTGAAGAAGCTAATGCTGAGTTTGATAAAGTTGGTGAAGATGCTCTTAAAGGACTTGAAGAAGCTAGTGAAAGG ATAATGGAGAACATTGAGAGTCAAATGCAAGCTTTTAAAGAATCACAAGAATTGAACATGCAAGAGATTGAGATGAATGAAGATCAATTAGCAGAATTTGAAGATCAAATGGAGAAAGAAAGGAATGAAGGTTTGTTCTTTAAGAACTTGACAGAGAAAAAGCCTATAGACACAGCAAAAGCAATGGAGGAAGCTGAGAAAGTTAAGGAGGTTACTAAAGAAAAAGTTGGGTCTAAAGCAAGGAGGAATCTTTACCTTGCTTTAATCACGGTGCTTGCTGTTGGGATTGCGGACTCGTTGGTCACTGGATCGGATTGGCGAAAAGTTGCAGTTCTTGGAGCTATTTTAGTTGCTTTGTTTTCCCAGTTTATCTATGAACAGACAGTGTTATCAGAAGAggaaaaaacagaaaagaatgATGAAAACAAGTAA